From the genome of Candidatus Stygibacter australis, one region includes:
- a CDS encoding AI-2E family transporter produces MKAKINITRIIFGLLAGAVVVLTFLFYQSVIWMVFGAIIFSYLLKPVVDFLEKYRITRWLAILLVYLLIAALLALGGILVVPVLSSQLQDMGTKITDIASKSGSIEEFRITDVELFSKLFTPLIEFTEKTNLFDLDKLFQGFLYYMQKVVTDIPNKISLYAGKMFNLFTFLFMVPTLGFFFLKDREQFRQQLFKLIPNQYFELTVIIAERTDSVLKTFFRAMMLEMLIVAAMSSIAMIIVGVPYSIVVGLIAGIGNVIPYLGPAVGIVAATISILLSGSPLVMIISAIIALQIVQFLENRFIYPFVMAKSMEMHPMIILLTVLAGGYTMGFLGMLFAVPLVFMVKEISTILIGNLRKFEIL; encoded by the coding sequence ATGAAAGCAAAAATTAATATCACCCGGATAATTTTCGGATTGTTAGCAGGAGCAGTAGTTGTACTTACTTTTTTATTCTACCAGAGTGTTATCTGGATGGTTTTTGGAGCGATAATATTTTCTTATCTTCTCAAGCCAGTGGTAGATTTTCTAGAGAAATATCGGATTACCCGTTGGTTAGCAATTTTACTTGTTTATTTATTGATAGCTGCTCTGCTGGCATTAGGGGGGATATTAGTAGTTCCTGTTCTCAGCAGTCAGCTGCAGGATATGGGGACAAAAATTACGGATATTGCATCTAAAAGTGGGAGTATAGAGGAATTCAGGATAACTGACGTGGAATTGTTCAGCAAGCTTTTTACTCCCTTGATAGAATTTACTGAGAAAACCAACCTCTTTGATCTCGATAAATTATTCCAGGGATTTTTGTACTATATGCAAAAGGTGGTTACTGATATACCTAATAAAATAAGTCTTTATGCTGGTAAGATGTTCAACTTATTCACATTTCTATTTATGGTGCCTACCTTAGGATTCTTTTTCCTGAAAGACCGGGAACAATTCCGGCAACAACTATTTAAACTTATTCCTAATCAGTACTTTGAATTGACGGTGATCATAGCAGAGAGAACAGATAGTGTATTAAAGACCTTTTTTCGAGCGATGATGCTGGAGATGCTGATAGTGGCAGCGATGTCTTCCATTGCCATGATAATTGTGGGCGTGCCCTATTCAATTGTGGTGGGATTGATTGCCGGTATTGGTAATGTGATCCCCTATCTGGGACCAGCAGTGGGTATTGTGGCAGCTACGATCTCGATATTACTAAGTGGTTCTCCACTGGTAATGATCATTTCTGCAATAATTGCCTTGCAAATAGTGCAATTTCTGGAAAATAGATTTATTTACCCCTTCGTGATGGCAAAAAGTATGGAAATGCACCCCATGATAATCCTGCTTACTGTTCTGGCTGGTGGATATACAATGGGTTTTTTAGGGATGCTTTTTGCTGTACCACTGGTATTTATGGTAAAAGAAATTTCCACCATTCTAATTGGGAATCTGCGCAAGTTCGAGATTTTATAA
- a CDS encoding type 1 glutamine amidotransferase, whose protein sequence is MLLIYNSIKLSEPRDYFDLIARKRLFPDQSFDTIYLDKKPESFAKYTHLLITGSELSASQGSDYDTDILQVISNFVKAHKPVLGICHGHQMLARYLAGDEYCRRAVQPEFGFKRMKITDDELFAGIHEPIFLESRYDEVFDLPPEFKIIAANEAEAVQGFRYKDLPVWGIQFHPEFLYEDGEDMLQKHLAQNPQDKSYYRNDLTDKQQLEQNLKIFTNFINY, encoded by the coding sequence ATGCTATTAATCTACAATTCGATAAAATTGTCTGAACCCCGAGATTACTTTGACCTGATAGCCAGAAAACGCTTATTTCCAGATCAGAGCTTTGATACCATTTATTTAGATAAAAAGCCAGAATCTTTCGCAAAATACACACATTTATTAATCACAGGTTCAGAGCTTTCTGCCAGCCAGGGTTCAGATTATGATACTGATATTTTGCAGGTTATAAGTAATTTTGTGAAAGCTCATAAACCGGTATTAGGCATCTGTCATGGACATCAGATGCTGGCTCGATATTTGGCTGGAGATGAATATTGCCGCAGAGCAGTTCAGCCGGAGTTTGGCTTTAAGCGCATGAAAATTACTGATGATGAACTATTTGCCGGGATTCATGAGCCCATTTTTCTCGAATCGCGTTATGATGAAGTCTTTGATCTACCTCCGGAATTTAAGATCATTGCTGCCAATGAAGCTGAAGCCGTACAGGGTTTCAGATATAAGGACCTGCCTGTCTGGGGTATTCAGTTCCACCCAGAATTCTTATATGAAGATGGTGAAGACATGCTGCAGAAGCATCTGGCTCAGAATCCGCAAGACAAAAGTTACTATCGCAATGATTTGACTGATAAACAGCAACTTGAGCAAAATCTGAAGATCTTTACAAATTTTATTAACTATTAG
- a CDS encoding cyclic nucleotide-binding domain-containing protein, whose translation MAKKEKVKPEIKEFKNYQLLEGLSNRALFQIKSMLLERNYKKGELVFKKDYPQVVLYFVAKGDIKIYLDNDGEEIELIHKKQYEHFGEMALVLDSTRTASARAEEDSVLLAMTSKDFHEFVDKNPKAGVTLLFNISRYLSEILNRSNKKLEDNQK comes from the coding sequence ATGGCTAAAAAAGAAAAAGTGAAGCCAGAGATAAAAGAATTTAAGAATTACCAGCTTCTGGAAGGATTATCCAATCGAGCACTATTTCAGATCAAGAGCATGTTGCTGGAAAGGAATTATAAAAAGGGCGAGTTGGTATTCAAGAAAGATTATCCTCAGGTAGTATTATACTTTGTGGCGAAGGGTGATATCAAGATCTATCTTGATAATGATGGTGAGGAGATTGAATTGATCCATAAGAAGCAGTACGAGCATTTTGGTGAGATGGCACTTGTGCTGGATTCCACGCGCACAGCAAGTGCCCGGGCAGAAGAAGATAGTGTACTGCTGGCGATGACTTCCAAGGATTTCCATGAGTTTGTGGATAAAAATCCCAAAGCTGGTGTAACGCTGCTCTTTAATATTAGTAGATATTTGAGTGAAATATTAAATAGAAGTAATAAAAAATTAGAAGATAATCAGAAGTAG